AAATTTGGGGGGGATCTGAGTCAGTGGCAGTATTTCAGCTGACTTGCCGCCTGGTTTCGGTAGAATCACTTTGATGATTCGGTCTCACTCATGTGAGACATGTGTTTTCTCTCGCTGGATCCCGCTTATCCGGAATCGGACTGTATGAGTGCAACAGCAAAGCACTACAAGCGGCTGAGAATGCAGATTGATCTCCAACAAACACTGGAAGCGCCCGCGCTTCCTGACGGTTACCGGTTTGTTCCCTGGCAGCCGTTGGTTCAGGAACGTCATGCTCAGGTTCAGTGGCGCGCGTTTCGGAATGATGTTGACGGCCGATTATTTAACTGTTTGAGCAATCTGGCCGGCTGTCGGCGACTGCTTGGTGAGACTGTCAATCATGCTCAGTTCTTCGTCAGCGGGACATGGCTGGTTAAATTTCAGCCGGAACCGGTCTGGCCTGCAGATGACTGTGCGATGATTCAGGGATTGGTTCGGACCAGCAGAACCGGAGCAATTCAAAATCTGGGAGTGGTTCCCGAGCATCGTGGATTTGGTATCGGCCGTGCTCTGTTGCTTAAAACGCTCCACGCGTACCAAAGCACAGGTGTTCGGACGGCAACTCTTGAAGTGACAGCCAACAATCAGCCGGCCGTACGTCTGTACCTGAAACTTGGTTTTCAGGTTGTTCGTGTGCTGTATCGAACGGCAAAGGCGGGTTCGGTGGTTCGAGGTTCGGAACGACGCCCCTATGAACTGGAGCGTCGAGTTCCGGTTGTTGGCTGAACCCGGGTTTCCGTTAAGTTTGTTCCGGTAAACAGAAATTTGTTTATGCATATGCACTGGTACTGATGGCCGGCCTGTTACTTTTCGCGTCCGATCGACACGTCCCGAGGGTCTTCTGAAAAACTCAGTCGTTCCCGGCGTGCTGCCTCCCTCCATCGCTCATGCCGGACCGGATGCAGTGCAGTTCCTTGGTGCTACCCTCCGAGTCCCTTCCGGAACGCTTCGAGCGGCAACGATTTTCCGGTGAGATACCGGAACTGTTTTTGCATCTGACATGCAAAAATCATTGCGGGATTCACGTAGTGACAACCGCGTTCCTGTGCTTCCTGCGCTATCGCGGACTCAGCCGGATAACTCAACAGATCGACGACAGTAAGTCGTTCGCGCAACAGCGACGGGTTCAGTTCACCTCGACCGGTACCACATTTGATGCTGGCATCGGTCAGTATGACTCCCTCTACCATCAGGCTGTGAATGGCATTCCAGGGAACATGGCGTACACCAGCCTGTTTTGCGGCCCTGGCAGCCGAATTATCGGACGGTGATGCCAGACTAACCGCTGAGTTCATCTCCTGAAACCGACTGGCCATACTCATCGAGAGTGCATCAGCACCGATGATCAGAATCACTCGTCCCTGAGCCCAGTTTTTGCTGTTACGAATACCGGAGGTGGCTGTTTCGATCGAATCGAACAATGTTGCACGCGCCTTCCACCGTCCCTGTTTTTCGGACATGATGTCCATGTAACCATCTTCACCCACGGTCCGATGCTGTTCGTCGACCAGCTGATGCATCTGTTCAGCGAATTCACTGTGGATAATCAGGGCGTGGATTTTTAATATTTCCAGCATCTTGCGCAGTCGATCCGGGCGGCCGGGAATGACGGGCAGACACCGGATCGGCACCTGGAATTCCTTAAAAGCTGCGTTCAGTATACGGGACGTTGTATTCTCCACAATTCCTCGTCCGACGATCCCCACGAATCTGGTCTGACGGGTCACATCCGAACAGCAGTATTCTTCGTTCAGTTGAGCAACGGTGGCTTCTCCGTCACTGGTTGCCATCCCTTGTTCGAGTGCGGCATAGATCCAGGGGGAACCATAGCGACGTGCCAGCAGTGAAAAGGCAAGTCCGCCGGGACCGATGCCTTTGCCGACCACCGGAACATCACGGTTCTGCGTGGCCACCGACAGCAGAGGCCACATGTCGTCAAGTGTTTCAGTCAGCCATGTGAATTTGACAACGTCAGCGTTCGCTTTGAGGCATCGTTGAATCACACTGTTGACGGACGTTCGGTTAAGTGGGCCGTGGAGGTTGGTGTAGTTGATCACTCTTTTTGTCGTGCCGAATCTTGGTATCTGCTCGGCCAGTTCCACGTTCATTTCCACGTATTCCGGTCCTGCAGCGATCGCATTGCGAATCAGGCTGATTCTGTCTTCTTCAGGCCCGACCCAGTGCCCGCCATCCCGTGGTTGCCGACACGACACCAGAATCGGTTTATCGACAATGTCCAGAAGTGCTCCGACGTCTGGTTTTCGTTCAAACTGGTCCAGGCACAATTCGATCAGGTCGCACTGTTTGGAAGCATTGAACAGATCAGCAGCAGCCAGTCGACGTGAAGACGGAGCGACGGAGATACATATCATGTGCAGCGACTCCTGCGGCCGGTTCGACTGTGCTGCAGGTTCCGGTTACGACTGTAGATCGTGTGTGGTTCTGCAGGCGACGTTTTCTTCGGCCTCAAATCTGCCCTGGTGAACAGTATCGGAATGGTCTCTTACGGGACAATGTCCGTCGGACAGAAACCGCCCGACGGACAAACGTTTGCTGTGGGCAGAGGTGGCTGATCCGGCTCGCGCTGCAGGTTTGTGTCTGCACGGGAAAATCGACGGATTCAGGCTAATAGGATCGTGGCCGAACGGTTCCCTGAACCCTGCCCGGCAGACCCATGATTCGCAGGAAACCTTCTGCGTCCGTCTGATCGTAGTCTCCTCCACTTTGTTCCATACTTGCAATGTCTGCATCATACAGGCTGTTGGAAGATGTTCGGCTGCTTGTGCGAATGTTACCTTTGTAAAGTGTGAGTTTCACTTCTCCTGTGACCACTTGCTGTGCTTCCCGGATGAAGGCCATCAGTGCATCCATCTTCGCACCGTACCAAAATCCGTAGTAGACCATTTCCGCCACAACAGGACTCAGCTGATCACGCAGATGTGTCAGGTCGCGGTCCAGAGTGAGTTGTTCGAGTGTCTGGTGTGCGGCATACAAAATTGTCATTCCGGGCGCTTCATACACTCCCCTGCTCTTCATTCCCACGAATCGATTCTCAACCATATCGATTCGTCCAATGCCGTTACGTCCACCGATCGTGTTGAGTTCACTCACCAGTTCAGCGGCGGAAAGTCTGTTTCCGTTGACAGAAATCGGGACCCCGGATTCAAAACCGATGGTCACCGGTTCTTCGTGGTCAGGCGCCTGTTGAGGAGACACTGTCATCCCAAAGTCTACGACTGTTTCACCATCCACAGTCAGGTCTTCCAGGTCTCCTGCTTCATAGCTGATGTGCAGGCAGTTTTCGTCGCTGGAGTACGGCTTGCTTGCTGTCGCTTTAACCGGAATGTTTTTCTCATCGCAGTACTCAAGCATTTCTTTTCGTCCGGGAAACTGGCTGCGAAACTTCTCGTTCCGCCATGGTGCGATCATTTGCACCCTCGGATCCAGCGCTTCTGCGGCCAGCTGGAATCGGCACTGGTCATTGCCCTTTCCGGTGGCGCCGTGGGCGAACGCGGCAGCGTTAACTTCACGGGCTCGCTGAAGACAGGCTTTGGAAATCAACGGACGAGCGATTGACGTGCCCAGCAGATAAATGCTTTCGTATTTTGCCTGCCACTGCAGTACCGGAAACGCGAAGTCGCGACATAACTCTTCGCGGACATCAACAATTTCCGATGTTTTTGCCCCAATATTGAGGGCCTTACTCAGAATCGCGTCGCGATCTTCGCAGGGCTGACCCAGATCGACGTACAGGCAGTGGACTTCATATCCTTCATCCTGAAGCCAGCCGACCAGTACTGATGTGTCCAGACCACCGCTATAGGCGAGAACAACCGAATCTGCCACTGTAAATTCTCCGGTGTTTTGATGTTATCCAGTTGAGTTGAACCGGCAGTGTAACGTTATCCCGGTCCACGCAGACCACCCTGTCGGCTGATAAAGTGAAATCACTCGACCGACACAGCCTAACGGGGGGCGGGTATGCTTCCAGCGTCCGGCGGTGTGAATTCCTGGCATGAAGAATCCCTGTCCGCAGCAGGCAGCGACATCAGCCGGGTTGCAGACCCAGATCATGCCGGCTCAATCGTTCGCATCCGGAATCCGTAATGACATAGTTGTGTTCAAAACGCATTCCCCCCACGCCTTTGATATACAGACCCGGTTCCAGGGTAACGACATCGCCTGGCAGCAGATTATCCGTACTGTGTGGAACGAGGATTGGTGCTTCCGGATGTTCCAGTCCCAAACCATGTCCCGCATGATGCGACAAACCCGGAAAGCCTCGCTGCACCAGTTGAGCGTCCACGGTTTCGAAGACGGATGCGCAGCCGGTTCCTGCGACCAATTTTGATTCGCCTGCGGTCAGCGCCGCGATACACGCCTCAGCCTGAGAGGCCTGTTCCGAAGTCGGAATTCCTACAGCCACGGTGTTCGTAAAATCACTGCGATAGCCGGCGATAACCACACTGAAATCCAGAATCATCATGTCGCCGGTCTTCAGTCGATGTTCGGTTGGGAGTCCGCCTGCCCTGAAAACATCGGCATTAGTGGCACGAAAATCTCCATAAACGATACACGGACAGCCGGCGGTCTGTTGAGCGGCCGCCTGAACGGAGATGTAAACGTCCAGTTCCGTTGCACCGGGCACTACGGCATTAAATGCGGCGGCCTGTCCCGCGGCCCCGGCATTCATGCAATTCTGTATCAATGACAGTTCATCCGGCTGCTTTGTCCGACGTAGCCGACGAATGACAGTCCCAAGTGAAGAAGATGTACTACCGACAGAGATGCTTGTTAGGGAGTTCGGGATTACTGAAGTCAGTTCAACTGACAGGCCGTCACGTTCGACCAGCAAAGCTGAGGGATCGATGGTTCGGGGATATGTGCTCAGCGCTGAAGACAGGGACAGGTGACGATTCGTCACAGAATGCTGATGGTCATACCAAGGCTGAATGATTTCCTCAGAAACGAAAACCTCACCGACAGCGGACCGACGCGTGAAGTTGTCGCAGAACAGCACTGCATGCCCGTCACGCGATAACAGGAGCATCGCGGCCTGATCCGCAGAGAAACTAATCGGATTTGTCCGGAAACCGCAGAAGTACTGCACATGTCGCGAATCACCGATCAAAGCCTGTTCAACGGTATCGGGTAATACTGACCATAAATTCTGTCGTCTTTGGCGACAGCCTTGTTCCGTAAGCATGATCGATCACAAAGTTGAGTGAAATGGTGGCGGTTGAAGTCGCTTCCGACTACAAGGTCACAATGAAGTATCGCATTGTTCTTGCCAGCCGCAATCGTAAGAAGTCTGCGGAAATTTCAGATCTTCTTGCGCCTCAGGGTTTTGAAGTGGTTCCGGTCACCGAATTTCCGCAGGTGGCTGAAGTGGTGGAAGATGGAGATTCCTTTGCAGCCAATGCTGCTAAGAAAGCCACACAGGTGGCAGTTGCGGTCGGGGAGTGGGCGATCGGAGAAGACAGCGGGTTGTGTGTCGACGCACTGAACGGCGCTCCGGGAATTTACTCTGCGCGGTTCAGCGGTGAAAACGCCACCGACGAGCGTAACAATGACAAGTTGCTGCAGGAGCTGACAGGCGTGCCTGCTGATAAACGCGATGCTGAATACGTCTGCAGCATTGTGCTTTCTGATCCGTCAGGCAGGCCGCGAGTATCGGCGGAGGGTACCTGTCGGGGGCGTATTGTCGATGAGCGACGCGGGACAGGCGGGTTTGGCTACGATCCTTTGTTTCTGATCCCGGAATTCCACAGGACTTTCGGAGAACTAAGCCCTTTGGTGAAACAGTGTCTGAGCCATCGGGCACGCGCGTTCAAAAAGTTCGTGGCCGGCATGTATGATGTTGCTTCAGATTTTCAGCTTTGAGTATCAGCAATGCGACAGCACAATACAGCACTGTCGCAGTTTTCTGCTGTTGATGCGGGATGTACGCAGCCGGTTGCAGATCGGAATGACTCCCGCACCCGCAGCAGGATTCAGTCATGAAGCATACGGCAGCTGACAGATCCTGAGTCTGCAGGCCGACGGGTGTGCGTTTGTGTCCACAGTCGACCACGGCTGCGGAAATAAAGAAATTAGCTGTAGCGTCAGCGATTGACGCCCGATCACCTGGAAGACACAGTACGCACCATATTGTTGGATTGTCACCTGTTTCGTGCATATTTGTGATCAAAGATCAGGAACGTAGTTATGGATTCGATCCGTCATGGCATGTTCATCATGCCGTTTCATGACCCGACCAAACCGTTGACTCAATGCTGTGACGAAGACCTGGAACTGATCGTCAGAGCAGATGAACTGGGATTCAGCGAATTCTGGATCGGTGAGCACCACACGATGAAGTATGAGAATATCGTGACGCCGGAGTTTCTCATTGCTCGTGCGCTGGGTGAAACGCAGCAGATCCGCATGGGACCGGCCCCGGTCTGTCTTAATCAGCACCATCCGGGAAATGTGGCCTGCCGTCTGGCGTATCTGGATCATCTGTCTAAAGGCAGACTTAACCTTTGTTTCGGTCCTGGAGCCGTCCCGACAGACCTGGAAATGTATGGCCACGAGCCAAAAGATGCCGGTGCCATGTCCATGGAAGCCGCCGACATGATTGTCCAGTTGTGGACGTCTGATCCTCCGTACCAATTGTCCGGCAGGTTCTGGGATTTCAAAATTGACGAACAACTGGACGAAGAGCACGGCATTGGGTACATACCGAAACCGCTGCAAAAGCCGTATCCCCCCATTGCAATTCCGGGGCAGTTTCGAGGTTCCTCGGCGATGAAGTTCGCCGGCAGCAGGGGCTACCAGCCATTCAATCACGGGCTGCCGGCCGCCAACGTCCTGGCTGAAATGTGGCAGATCTACGAAGACGCTGCGTTGGAGGCGGGTCATCAGCCGAAACGCTCTGACTGGCGAGTAGCACGCGCCATCTTTTTGGCAGATACGACCAAAGAAGCTCAGCAACGTGTACGTTCAAACTCAATGGGTGCCGGCTTTGAATATATTGGCGAATTGCTGGATCAAAGTCCTTTTGGACGCGCGATGTTCAAGCGGGACCTGAACATGAGCAATGCCGACTGCAATATCGATTACCTGATGGAAGAACAGATTATCGCAGGGGATGTGGACGAAGTGCTCCGTCGTCTGTTGCTTCTGATTGAAGAAATTGGTCCGTTTGGCACGCTGATTTCAATGGGGTATGACTGGGACGACAAGCAAAGCTGGGTGCACAGTATGGAGTTGTTTGCCAACGAATTGATGCCTGCCTTAAACAAAGCCATGGGGCTGGCACCGGTGAAGTAAAACGATTTTGCGTTCCATGCTCAATCTGTGACTCCGGCGATGGACCTTGCCACGGAAGAAATTAGGAAACATCTCGTATGCACACTTCTCTGCCGTATGCCGGTGCAGACTGGACACGGGATGGTCCGGGTTATGGATCCATCGGAGGAAATGCATAGGTTGGCGAGTTCACAAATCTGTCGAGATCGATCATTAGTTGTCCAACCGCACCGGGAATCAGTCGTATACGAAAGGCCGGGCCGTCTACTGTGTAAAATTGATAGGGGTAATGATCGATCTGCCGTACGTGGGTGAAGTCATGCTCGCCGAACATCCCTGCCTGCAAAACCACATCGCGAGATTCAGTCGGGTGTAGATTGACAAGCCGAATACGAAACCCCTCGGGCGTGAGGCGATCGACGAGCGCAGCAACATCCGGCGGCAGCCCGGATCGTTGACGGCCGGGATCAAAATATCGCACGCTCGTATGCAGCAGGCCCCCATGATAAATATGGTTCGGCGCACCGAGCAGCAGCTGCACAAGTCCCTCGAGTACGACCGGGTTCAGACTTTGCCAGTGATGGACGCCCTGCTGATCGGGTGTCGTTCGGTCCCTGGCAATCCGGTTTAGTCGATTCCGTGTTTCCTGAAAGCAGGCTTTGAGGACTTCCACCGGATAGTCGTCATTCTGTCCACGTACAAATGCGAGCCATTGTTCTGGATTTTCGGAGTCCCCTTTGGCTTTTGAGTAGTTCAGCTCTTTCCAGGTGGCGGGACGACTGAGTCGTTCGATCCGTTGCCAGTCTTCTTCTGCTCGCGACACAAACCAGAGTTGCACAAGGTACTTCGAATTGAACGGCTGATAATCGTGCCAGCCGTTATCGCCGTGTCGCTGCGGGACAAGCAATGTGCCGTTTTCTGACCTGGCGTGTTTGCTCACCAGGTCGATTACAGAACGCGGCAGTTCCAGATATTTCGGGTCACCGCTGACAACATAGGCATTGGTCGCGCTGATGATGGTTGATTCGAGTTGGTTGAACAGTCCGCCCGGCCATTGCCAGCCGTAATAGCCGCCCCACCATTTGCCATCCATATATTCGCCGACTTCACCCGATAGTCCGACATTGTCCGGCAGAATGCCGTTGTTCTCATGCACACGGGCAATCCACGTTTCCACATAGTCCAGAATCCACTGTTTGTATTTGGCCTCACTGGTGGCCATGTAGGCATTGAGCATCAGGCTTGTGCAGGTCAGATTGAGAGGAACATCGCCCCGCATCATCCGCTCGTTCATAGTGTTAAGGATGAACGGGAAGAGTTCGTCGTCATTCCAGGCTTCGCTTGACGTAACGTGTGGGATATCGGGGAAGGGCAGTGGGTAAGGGGTGAATCCGGGACGATGAGTGATCCAGTCTTCTGGCGTTGTGACAAAACGCGGTCCGCGACTGCCGTTGATTGGCGAACGGATCAGCTTTTTTTCCTGGTCGAAATTGGGTGCGTCCTGATTCTCTCCGGTGTAAAGGGCTGCAAACCTGACGGAACGTTGGCGAAATGTACTGTCGTCCGGATCCATCAGGCCGAACATGTAGAAGTTGGTGTATGATTCGCCGTGGTGCATCCAGTCGTAGTGGGCGTCAAATTCATTATGGACCTGACCATAGCCGGTGAACTGTCGCGTGACCCCGTTCCAAAGCCTGCGGGCCAGCGGATCGATCGATGCCGGACCACCCAGAGCGTAGTAAAGCGGGAAATTATAGAAGCTTTCGTATCCGTCATCGGACCCGTCGATTCCCGGCCATTCATCGCGCCAAATGAGTGTGCCGTCCTCCCGTGTGTACTTGTTGACGAACGTGAGCAGGGCCGGATGGAGTTGCTCCAGAATGTGTCGCTCCCAGATCGCCCAGTCCGGCGGCATCGCAGTGGTACCGATCGGGACGACCGGTATCGTCGGCTCCAGAGCGTGTGCGGCTTTGGGGACAACAACTGTGCCGATCGTCAGAACACAGATCTGCAACACCCAGACTCTCAATAGATCCATTTCCGTTTCCTTTCTGATGATGCAGCAACGAAGCCCCTGTCGGGATTCTAACCACGCACTGCGCACGCCATGCGAGCTGCCACGTCCAGTTGCGTCAGGACTGCATAGATCGCCCTGAAACTCAGACTCTATGTGAACAAGTTTACTAAACTCAGAAGTCTAATGCCGCTACGCATCGAAGGCTTGCAGCCCTCATGATTCCAATATCAAGCTGCAGCGCAATGGGATATCGATCAACACAAACTGCTTACTGATGATTCGTGAAATCCGATATGACGTACGTGTGTCCGTCCGGTTGTTATCAATAAATAGTTCTGCAATCATCTTTTCAAATCAACGTTCCAGTACCCTAGGGAATAAATCGTGAGAAAAGTTGGATCCGGTGAATTCGTTTATGAAGAAGTGAAATCGTGGGCCGGATTCCCGAAAGACTGGAAGACCGAAGATGCGCCCGCAGTGGCTGTGGATTCACTCGACCGCGTTTTCGTGCTCATTAGAAATGAAAAGGATAAGGATGGCCTGCTCATCTTTGATCGCGAAGGAAACTTCCTGAATTCATGGGGAGAAAACCTGTTTGTGAGGCCTCACGGTCTTTTTATTGGCCCGGATGATTCTGTTTACGTCGTCGACGACTGGGGCCATCGGGTTTCCAGATTCACACCAGACGGCGATGTGACGATGATGATCGATACCAGAGATCAACCGGCTGATACCGGATATGTGCGCGGTCGCCACGAAGTGGCTCGGGCCGGTCCTCCATTCAATGAACCCACTGGTTGCGCGCTCGCGCCCGGAGGTGGCCTCTATGTGTCGGACGGATATGGCAACGCTCGGATGCACAAGTTCACGTCCGATGGCAGACTGTTGCTGACGTGGGGCGAACCGGGAGACGGTCCTGGACAGTTCCGGACTCCTCACGGTGTGTTCGTTGACGGAAATGGTCTGGTGCACGTTTCCGACCGTATGAACCGTCGCGTGCAGGTATTCAGTCCACAGGGAGAGTACCTGAACGAGTGGAATGCAAATTATCCGAACAATGTGTGTATCGACGCCAGGGGATACATCTATGTCGCAGAGATGGGTGGCTTTCTTCTCTATGGGCGTCAACCTCGACTGGACAAATTACCGGCAAGGGTCACGGTGCGCGATTCGGCTGGTGCGATCCTGTCGGAATGGAGCGAAGTTGATCCGATCGGAACCGGCCAGTATTTTTGCCCGCATTCGACTGCGGTCGATTCACGAGGTGACCTCTACGTCAGTGAGGTTGCGACCTCGTATAATTTTGGTACGGCGCCGGCGGACTGGGGAGTGCTGCGCAAGTACGTGAAGGTTTGAGCAGCGAGTAACAAGGCACCTCCGTATCCTGTCAACTTAAAAATCGGTCCGGGCAGTCGATTAATCGCCCACAGAGTCGTGTAACGCCCATTTGGCAGTCCTGGACTGCGATTTTGAAAAACCAAAACAGCGATGACCAGCCACAGGGTCTGAAATCCGGATTGAGCCCCGTATGTCGTGGTCAGGAACAGTTCACCGGAACCGACAAGCGTTGCTGTGAAGATGATTGAGGGCCCGTGGAAACGAAAGCGTCTCCGGCGGTTCGCGCACTTCCGAATTCGGATTGGTGACAGGTTCTGTCATGCAACTTTCCCAACATGCGGGCAGCCGTTAGGATAGTCGAGTGTATTTGTCCCGCAACTGTGATGGAAAAACGACCTGCCAGAGGTTGCAGTGGTTCCTTCCACTCCCGCAGGCAATGGCATTCAGGAAGACAAAATTTGATGAAATGGAAACCGCTCATTATCACCGTCACCTGTGATCCACAGCTGCAGGACCCACTCAACCCGCGTACGGATGAATTACAAACAGTTGAGGCGATTGCCAGGGAATACAACGATGCCAACGCCGCCGGCGCCGTGATGGACCACGTGCACGGACTTTACTCACGAGATCCGGTTGTGCAGACTGATGGCAGACAGCTACAGGTTCCTGACATTGAGGGCACGGCTGCCATCGTTAGAAACATTCGCGAGAAATTTCCTCAGGTTGGAATCCAGCAGGGACTGGCGAGCATGCGTCCCGAACAGAAATTGGAGTTATGGGAGGCGATCAAGCCTGAAATGAGTTCATTGAATGTGAATTCGCACGACGAATACTTCGACCCTTATCCCGATCAGGTAAAACCAGTTTGCTGCTATTCTGTGCACCCGATCAATGAACTGCGACAGTATTTTCAATGGGCCAGTCAGCATGGCGTCAAGCCGGAACTGGAGTGCTTTGATACAGGGGCTTTCGATGCCATCCGGATTATTCGTGACGGTATCTTCTGGACGGACGATGGCCACCGTGAAGAGGAAACAGGACTGTTGGAAGATCCGTTGTGGTGTACCTTTTTCTTTGGGTGGCCGGGTCAGAGCTGCCAGCCGATGACAGACCTCGCCCTGTTTAATCAGATCTACCACCAGCCCGAGCGGATCAACTGGTCGATGTCGTGTATGTCGCGATGTCCCCGGGAATACTGGGCTCAGATCAATCGTGGCGTGCTGCAGAACGGGCACATCCGCGTTGGGTATGAAGACTGTGGACGACATCCCGATGGATCGTATGCGTCAACAAATGCTGATCTGGTGGACCGAGCGGTGCAAATGGCCAGGCTCGTGGGCCGCCCGATTGCGACGCCGGCCGAAGCGCGTGAAATGATTGGCCTGCGGTCCGCGTGACGGAGGGGGGCAGCCGTGCTGCGTCGAGACACATGCCAGGAGTGTGTTTCCTGAACTGGGAGACGTACGGCCGGTGATCAACGGGCAGGATGACCTTCGCTAGAGATCTCTCTTGTAAAACGCAGAGCATCGTTTCCAACCCTGGTTCCTTTTGAAGTGACCGGTTCACGATCAGGAGTTCGGCCGATCGACGTCGACGCTCCCTTGTCTGTACGACGAAACCCCCTGGAATCACTATGAAAGGCCTTAGCTGCAATTCCAATATTCTGAGCGAATTTCCTGTTGAACAGGCGATCGACCTGTTGGCCGGGCAGGGTTATGACGCAATCGACATCTGTATGGAGATTGCGCCGCCCTTTGTTCCTGTTCCCGTCCCCCATATGAGTCCCGACGATGATACAACCAAAAGGGACCGAGTCAGCAAACGATTGCAACAGGCCGGGATTGCGATTGCCGCCTTGAATGCCCATACGAATCTGTGTGCTCGAGATCCCCAGGAGCGGCAGATCAACACAAAATTCGTTACGGGCTGTCTCCAGCTGGCAGCTGACCTGGGTGCACCGACCGTGGTCACGGGGGCCGGAGGGAAAAACGCCTATGGCTATGAACAGTGGTATTTTGATTGGGCCGTCGAATCCCTTGAGCAGCTATTGCCGGTCGCCGATCGGCTGGGAATCAATCTTGCTATCGAGTCGGGGAGTCCACCTGGTTGTTTAACCTACAATATTGAGACAACCAGGCGACTGTTGTCCGTAACAGGAATGGAATCTTTGCGCGTATTGTTTGATCCGGCGCACTATCACATTCGAGGTG
This portion of the Fuerstiella sp. genome encodes:
- a CDS encoding type I 3-dehydroquinate dehydratase, with translation MICISVAPSSRRLAAADLFNASKQCDLIELCLDQFERKPDVGALLDIVDKPILVSCRQPRDGGHWVGPEEDRISLIRNAIAAGPEYVEMNVELAEQIPRFGTTKRVINYTNLHGPLNRTSVNSVIQRCLKANADVVKFTWLTETLDDMWPLLSVATQNRDVPVVGKGIGPGGLAFSLLARRYGSPWIYAALEQGMATSDGEATVAQLNEEYCCSDVTRQTRFVGIVGRGIVENTTSRILNAAFKEFQVPIRCLPVIPGRPDRLRKMLEILKIHALIIHSEFAEQMHQLVDEQHRTVGEDGYMDIMSEKQGRWKARATLFDSIETATSGIRNSKNWAQGRVILIIGADALSMSMASRFQEMNSAVSLASPSDNSAARAAKQAGVRHVPWNAIHSLMVEGVILTDASIKCGTGRGELNPSLLRERLTVVDLLSYPAESAIAQEAQERGCHYVNPAMIFACQMQKQFRYLTGKSLPLEAFRKGLGG
- a CDS encoding GNAT family N-acetyltransferase is translated as MSATAKHYKRLRMQIDLQQTLEAPALPDGYRFVPWQPLVQERHAQVQWRAFRNDVDGRLFNCLSNLAGCRRLLGETVNHAQFFVSGTWLVKFQPEPVWPADDCAMIQGLVRTSRTGAIQNLGVVPEHRGFGIGRALLLKTLHAYQSTGVRTATLEVTANNQPAVRLYLKLGFQVVRVLYRTAKAGSVVRGSERRPYELERRVPVVG
- a CDS encoding peptidyl-alpha-hydroxyglycine alpha-amidating lyase family protein yields the protein MRKVGSGEFVYEEVKSWAGFPKDWKTEDAPAVAVDSLDRVFVLIRNEKDKDGLLIFDREGNFLNSWGENLFVRPHGLFIGPDDSVYVVDDWGHRVSRFTPDGDVTMMIDTRDQPADTGYVRGRHEVARAGPPFNEPTGCALAPGGGLYVSDGYGNARMHKFTSDGRLLLTWGEPGDGPGQFRTPHGVFVDGNGLVHVSDRMNRRVQVFSPQGEYLNEWNANYPNNVCIDARGYIYVAEMGGFLLYGRQPRLDKLPARVTVRDSAGAILSEWSEVDPIGTGQYFCPHSTAVDSRGDLYVSEVATSYNFGTAPADWGVLRKYVKV
- a CDS encoding M24 family metallopeptidase, producing the protein MLLLSRDGHAVLFCDNFTRRSAVGEVFVSEEIIQPWYDHQHSVTNRHLSLSSALSTYPRTIDPSALLVERDGLSVELTSVIPNSLTSISVGSTSSSLGTVIRRLRRTKQPDELSLIQNCMNAGAAGQAAAFNAVVPGATELDVYISVQAAAQQTAGCPCIVYGDFRATNADVFRAGGLPTEHRLKTGDMMILDFSVVIAGYRSDFTNTVAVGIPTSEQASQAEACIAALTAGESKLVAGTGCASVFETVDAQLVQRGFPGLSHHAGHGLGLEHPEAPILVPHSTDNLLPGDVVTLEPGLYIKGVGGMRFEHNYVITDSGCERLSRHDLGLQPG
- a CDS encoding 3-keto-5-aminohexanoate cleavage protein; protein product: MKWKPLIITVTCDPQLQDPLNPRTDELQTVEAIAREYNDANAAGAVMDHVHGLYSRDPVVQTDGRQLQVPDIEGTAAIVRNIREKFPQVGIQQGLASMRPEQKLELWEAIKPEMSSLNVNSHDEYFDPYPDQVKPVCCYSVHPINELRQYFQWASQHGVKPELECFDTGAFDAIRIIRDGIFWTDDGHREEETGLLEDPLWCTFFFGWPGQSCQPMTDLALFNQIYHQPERINWSMSCMSRCPREYWAQINRGVLQNGHIRVGYEDCGRHPDGSYASTNADLVDRAVQMARLVGRPIATPAEAREMIGLRSA
- the rdgB gene encoding RdgB/HAM1 family non-canonical purine NTP pyrophosphatase, coding for MAVEVASDYKVTMKYRIVLASRNRKKSAEISDLLAPQGFEVVPVTEFPQVAEVVEDGDSFAANAAKKATQVAVAVGEWAIGEDSGLCVDALNGAPGIYSARFSGENATDERNNDKLLQELTGVPADKRDAEYVCSIVLSDPSGRPRVSAEGTCRGRIVDERRGTGGFGYDPLFLIPEFHRTFGELSPLVKQCLSHRARAFKKFVAGMYDVASDFQL
- a CDS encoding LLM class flavin-dependent oxidoreductase — translated: MDSIRHGMFIMPFHDPTKPLTQCCDEDLELIVRADELGFSEFWIGEHHTMKYENIVTPEFLIARALGETQQIRMGPAPVCLNQHHPGNVACRLAYLDHLSKGRLNLCFGPGAVPTDLEMYGHEPKDAGAMSMEAADMIVQLWTSDPPYQLSGRFWDFKIDEQLDEEHGIGYIPKPLQKPYPPIAIPGQFRGSSAMKFAGSRGYQPFNHGLPAANVLAEMWQIYEDAALEAGHQPKRSDWRVARAIFLADTTKEAQQRVRSNSMGAGFEYIGELLDQSPFGRAMFKRDLNMSNADCNIDYLMEEQIIAGDVDEVLRRLLLLIEEIGPFGTLISMGYDWDDKQSWVHSMELFANELMPALNKAMGLAPVK
- a CDS encoding argininosuccinate synthase yields the protein MADSVVLAYSGGLDTSVLVGWLQDEGYEVHCLYVDLGQPCEDRDAILSKALNIGAKTSEIVDVREELCRDFAFPVLQWQAKYESIYLLGTSIARPLISKACLQRAREVNAAAFAHGATGKGNDQCRFQLAAEALDPRVQMIAPWRNEKFRSQFPGRKEMLEYCDEKNIPVKATASKPYSSDENCLHISYEAGDLEDLTVDGETVVDFGMTVSPQQAPDHEEPVTIGFESGVPISVNGNRLSAAELVSELNTIGGRNGIGRIDMVENRFVGMKSRGVYEAPGMTILYAAHQTLEQLTLDRDLTHLRDQLSPVVAEMVYYGFWYGAKMDALMAFIREAQQVVTGEVKLTLYKGNIRTSSRTSSNSLYDADIASMEQSGGDYDQTDAEGFLRIMGLPGRVQGTVRPRSY